The DNA region AcgtaaagaaaaacaaatactCTTATTTCTTTCTTGAGTAAACATCGATAAGGGCCGATATAGTTAACATATGCAAAATCAAAACAACTAAATTTAGCAATTAACACTTAAAAATTAACAGTAGTAACTAGAAAAAATTTCAGTATTCATCACAAGGAATTCTACTATGGTGTCAAATTTCGGCATCTGCATCGAAAAAAACTTGGAGCTTCCGAAACAAGATTTAGTAATGATTCATCTAGGTTAAGGTGATATCACACTTTTCATCACGAAATTTTCATTGGATAGAATAAAGCAGACAAGGTTATCCAGTTTGAAGAGTTGAGCCAACAGCAGGCATCATGTTCATACAAATCATTTCGAAACACAAAAGAACACAGCATAAGTACTCGTGATTGTGGATAAATACTGGGAATCAAATACATTTAGTTTTTTGTAGCCAAATTCTTTTGCAGATGCAGGAAAGTCGGTTCGTGCATGGATAAAACAAAGTGGCTTAAATCATTGTAGGAAATAAAGTGAACACTGAACAGTCACTCAACACTAGCAATCATGTAATTCTTCGTAATGGGTAACCCTTTCATGTACTTTTGGCAAATAATTAGCACACTTTCTGAAATAACATTCAGAATGGTCTTAAAGGTAAAGTAAAAGAAGTTGGGATGCAATTTTGTTGTGTGTGTCTCAGTGTTTATGTCCCTTTAAACAGGAGACAGAAATCATGCAACCCAATAGGTGGGGCAACTCCAGATATCAGACAGTTCCGGCAATCTCAAACCCCAACCATAAGGATGTAAGACAAGAGCACACTTTGAAAGCAAACATATCTTATTCACATCATGAATTTGGGGTAAAATCATCGGGTAAAATTTACAAGGCAATCCATTTACGAAAAAGGTGAAGCAACAGAAACATCATAACAGCCAAATTATCACTGTAGTGTCAAACGACAAACCTACTGACCTGCAGAAGGATTTGTCAGATACTCGAGTGCTTTCTTGAGGTGTTCAACTGCCACAGGGACCTCATCAAACGCCAATGCCCCTACAGCAAATCTTGCTGCCTTATGTGCTTCGGCAATCTTCTCAGGTGGGGGCTGGTAGTTGCTATCATAATGGTATGTCTGAACACTGTTGGGAGTTTGGACACTTGTTGGGACATCTTGTACACTGCCATTCCTGCCACTTGAACTGTACTGAGCTGATGCATAGTTCGTCACTGACGGAATAGACTGGTGTGAATATGATGCATCAGGACCTTGATAGTAAGATGGTTGATGTGATGGGGCCGCTGGGAGACTGCTTTCCGAAAAACTCGGGTATGATTGAAAGTTGGGATAAGCATTAGGCGGGGGAATTTCCTGAGAGTGATAATCCTGTGGAATATGAGATAGATGTTGCGGTTCTTGAGGATAATTTTGACTCTGATATTGCTGAGGGTAAGTGGGGTTCTCTTGTCTTCCAAAACCATGACCAGCTTGGTAATCATACGAAGGATAATCAGGTGGATGTGTAGGATAGTCAGCACTGTGGGAAGGATAGTCAGCATTGCGGGAAGGATAATCAGCACTAGGAAATGATGGAGGTGACGGTGAGATATCAGTAGAAGGCTGTCTCTTCAAACCATCCTGGGATTGAGCAGAATGTGTTCGATCCAGTTCGGGACCCAGGTTAATATCATGTCCAGTTTGCCTTGGTTCAACACCCTGCACAAAACAGCCATAAGATTTTATCCTCATCTAAGTTGGTACACACAATATCAATAAAACTACACTGTGACACACTAAAGCAATCAGAGCAGGAGCAGCATCACGATTCGTATTGTAACCTAATGGTTATGATACCAAGTGATCTAGTCAACTGAATAGCTACCGAAATATTAGTAATGCTTTGCCGGGACCAAAATTTCTATCAACATGCTGTGGAAGAACATTCTTTCTTGAACTCATAAATGCTATTACAAGCATTTGTACACACAGTACTTCTATGATACGTTTATTATCAGCTAGCATCAATAAGCAATAATAATTCTCATCAAAAAGCTCAAGCAAACTGTTCCTTGGTTCCGATAATGACCAAATACTATTGATGGTTCACATTCCTAAATGGCTTGTCGGTTTGTCGTAGACTCGTAGGGTTCAATTTAAACAATTCCCCAGAACAGAGAGGGATAAGCAATACTTCTATTAGCaggatttaaaaataaataaagtaaataaataaataaatataaatataaataacaaagGCAAAAGGGAGGCGTGAACTTACCATATATATCTTCATAATTTCAGTAAGTCAAACGTCTTTGAGCAAGAGAAACTAAACATATCCTAGTAATCCCTCAAAGCTTTTTTGTAGAATTATCAGCATTACCATTTGTTCATAAGTttatatttcagaaaattttaatattttactaaATTGTCCTTAATCAGAAAAAACATATTTCATCTCCAGCAATGACGAGATGACAGACTGagcattaaaaaaaaagaagttgaTCTCACATTCCAGTCTTATGAATATTTATTCTTGCATGTGCTGCCATCCTTAAATTGGAAAGCATCTGATGCAACAGCTTGCAAGTACACAAGATTAAAGAAACTAGTAGAACTTTACAGAGTACAAAATTAAGAGCAAGTCAATCAAAACATTCCATCGACTCTCCATTACCCCAACGCCATTGAGTGCAAGTATACAAGTTTTAGGGAGTCGGATGTACGTAACCTTATCCCACTAACAGAGGTTGTTTCTGATTAACCATTGGTAGCAAACCATGGAATAAAAACTCCCTCGTTACGTTACGTAACGCCCCTTATATAACCTGTTTGAAAGTTGCCACGACGTTAAATCCCGTTATATAACAGTGCATGGAATTTCACGGGCAAATCACCGCGTTGACCGTTATATAACGTGTAACCCCCGTTATTTTTCCGTTATAACGATATTTCACCGTTACAACGTTATTTGTCTTctagttaaaattttattaatacccattaactttaattattatgattacttaaattatagttactcataattttagttgattaacaaaaaaattaactaataactaataagttaattaattatacacaaaaaGATCTCAAATATTGCAATTATAATAGCTAGTTGCATATTATTGCATAGTATTAgtagttcaacaacaaaaatgcaattataagttcaaaaccccttatgtgattttttttttttttcaaaaatcacaCTGCATTAGCCACGATTAGCATTATTTATCAGTTAAGGCCGTTTTCCGCGACACCGCGAGCGCGATTTTTTTCCATGTAGCACACATTGTGTGCAGCTTCACATATATGAGAAGTATGCAAGATATATTAGTCATTTTACTAAAttccattataatccaaaaccaaagaactatagaTTTGTGGTCCAATCAAAGTAAGGGGCATATTAAGAGCAAGTCAATGACATAAGATAAATAAGATAATCTATTGAAATTGAATCAAATCATTGATTCTAATGTCAAGGCTCGGAACTTCCATTAGAATTTGATGGAAGAATAGATCCTCCTCTGCCAAAGCCCAAAGGTATTGGATGTAAAGTACCGTACTCAGCATCATCCACGAGTTAGAGACTAAGGATAAACAAGATTAACACCACAACTTGATTTGAAAAACCTCAGTAAAATTTGTAACCATCCGAAAGGGGAaaacaaagagaaaaatgtatgaCAAGTTAGAAATCTTACATAATCGCCACTTGGAGCACTTGACAGAGAGGACGACTCCTCTTCGTCACCAGGAGGACCTGGAACAGGCCTTCTTCCTTCTTTTAGAGCCTTCCTTATATCAGCAGCTTTCCAAACTGCATACTTCTGCTTTTGCTCAAGCTGTTTCGTGGGAAAAATAGTAGTGTGGCAAAGATCAGTAACATTACATAATGTTATCAAATAGCTTTTATATTGAAGCGCAACTAGAAAGGACATACAGAAGAATGAATAGTGATACCACAAGGTAACATACTTACATCAGGTGCAAGCTCTCCAAATTGATTCAGGATCTCAAAGAAGATACTTGCAGCATAAAAAGTTTTTGCAGTATTTCTGCATCAGTTTCAGTACATTAGCACATGATATGACTTCCAATGAGACCTTGATTCCAGCATTATTAAAATGTTCCCTTACTTGGGACACAGTAGAGGCTGTGGAAGCCATAACAAATTAACCTTACAAATGGCAACACAAAATCGTTTCCCTCTAAtcataaaaaaagtattttcagAGAAATTGGTAAATCATATATTCGGAGAAAGTAGTGCAGCATAAATCAAAGGCAAGGCAATCAGTTAGTTATTAGCCATATTGTACAGAAACAATGAGCTATGTTACCACAACCTTTACCAGATAATTCTTACAACCTCAAATGACTCTAAAGAAGTCTTTGACAATCAGTTCTTTACCTGATTCATGTCTTGTTTGACCAGCTACTAGTCAGGTTTTAGGTTGATTGTTCATGAAGATATTTGGTGAATTTAGCTATTGTTTGTCGGTTGCTTATTTGAAAACTTGTGAGCCAATGTCAACCAAAAAGACCAAACAAAACAGTATTTCCATTTCAACCTAAAAGCTAAAATTTCCGCATCTGTTTGCCTTGTGACTATTTTCCTAAGGGATAAATATCTACTCAATTCCATTTACCATGTATCCACAATTTCACATACCTTCTGTTGCTAAATCATTCAACTTTTAAGACACATTTTTTCATGAAATGAAAAGAATAGAAAACTTTTAAGGGTAAGCCCAGTGAACAGGAACAAAACAGGTGAGTTTCACTTGCACATATTTTGACTAGACACCTGCCTTCTATCGATCTCCAATCATATCATCCAGAAGATAGAATAAAACCTAGAATATCTCAgaactaaaattttttttgctgCAACCCGATAAGGAAACCTTTATGGGCGCAAAAGCAATAGCAAGAAAGACTAAATTCTTCAGTGTACCCATATAATTCTGTTTTGAAAAGAAGACAAGCAACTTAGAGAATAAAATCAACTAGCTATTCTAGTTGCTGACACATTAGTGCATCATTCATTCTCCAAACCAGCATCTTATAAGTAGCATTACTTTTTCCAAGGAAATAGTGCAAGAAAAAAGCTTCAATCATTTGGGGTTGTTGGGGAGCGGGGACCTTAAGACTTTTAATAGAAATCAGAGATAAGAAGAATTAGTTATGTTTTCTGTGAGCCTTATAGAAAGAATGAACCAGAAAAAGATAGCTATCCACCAACTCTCCTATCTGAAGAATCACTAGAAGTAAATTCAAAGATATAACTGCAAGCTTACCCCATTCTTCATGTTGAGGATTTCTTATATGATGGAATTTGCAAGTAGTATTATTTTTCCGCCCATACATCAAATAAATAGATGCGTGATGAATCGAGAAAAGCCAGAAATGCAACAAATACATGAAAAATTATATTGCTGCTTCCAATACAAGATTAAATCACAGTCAAACCTAATTGGTTAATCCCCTCTTCTTTGGACCTTCAGAATCATAAAATACAGTCCACACTCACCAAGTAAACTCTCCTCTCCTTCACAGATCCACAATAGGAAACCTTCAAAATTTCTCTAACCTCTCAACCACAACCATCAGAaacatgaaaaaattaaataaataaacatcaTTTAAAAAAGAGTATAGAGgtgaacttgaaaaggcataaCATGATCTTTCTACTTCATAGTAAAATAATATCTACTATTACTTTCCATTTTAGAATGCCTCAAATTTCTTCCCTTCATTTTTATACTAACCTCTTTAACTCTTTCTCCAGCCTACAGCCCGTCaacctttctctctctttcccGACAGTTTCAACTTTGTGTTCTCTACCCCACTTCAAACTACTATTTTTAAACTAGAAAATCCGAGATGGAACTTGTGTGGGGAAGTATGAAAAGGACATGATTATCCCAGATATCATGCATTCAAAACACATTGGCTATCATGCAAAGTCTGAACCTCAGCTGATCTACATAATACAATATGTTGGCAAGTACTATATATTTTCAGCTTATAATTATCAGCAATATAGCTGAAACAACCAAATTGACCAATACAACACCAAGTACGCTGATAAAAAAGAGATTCAGCATACaatcaatataaaaatcatGTCATGTCAACCACACCACTTTATATAACACCTCAATCATTTACGCCTCTGAGGTACGCAATCATTACCACGATTTGAATCGATGcacttattataatttataactttaGCATCACCAACACTTACTAACACTTAACAATGAATGATCTCATACACATTTGAtacataataaacacatatatatagtgcaagTACACCAAATGACTTGATGACCAACATCCCAAGCATAAATCATATATCTATAACTTCATAAGAAGTGTAACAAAGACTTATGATgagcaaaataaaaatcagcATAAGTTAATACGGCAGAGCATAAAAAAAGTGAACTAATTCTGAAACCACAATAGTAGGGGCCTTAGGCAAGGGAATAGATACAACTTCTCCAAATGGCATCCTATACTTGTAAATCAAAAAAGAATAAGGCAGTAAAGATATATTTTCAAATAGAAACTGAAACCCAAAGAAACACAAGAAGGCATCAACAAACCATGGACTTCAAAAGTATAATTTATAAAGAAGCATACATGTCAGCTCGCCCAGCTCTATCTTGCTTGTCAGCCTTTGCAAACACATTTAAGGCAAATCCTTCCAAGTGCAAGTGGTCATCAGGTGACAATGTCAGTGACTTCTTATCCTGAAATTTTGTGCTTATATATAAGTGCAGGCCAGCACCAAACAAGGTAATTATTATCAGAAAATATTCtagcatgaaaaatgaacaggGAGTTTGGAAATATCTTTCTTTAGATTTCATCCAAAAAAACCAACCAATAATTTTCCAATCAGATTAAATTTCTCAGCCTTGTTCGTACCCAGGAATTATCACTTAGATATCAGGGCAAGGCACTACCATTGGCAATAGTCTTGGAAGAAATTACTAATATAATTGAAAGAGGAACTTGCTCGAGGCCATGACAAAGAACATAACAGTCAGTTTACTAAAAATTATGTTACAATGTATCTGAAACAGTGCATAAAAGAACCCCAAAACTATCTTAATTTTTACTCTTTAAATGTCAGCAAGTAACATCAAAAAAAACTTTGTATTCTTAAATACCACAGCACTCACCAATTCCATAAATGGAATGTGAGGCATGATGTGGCTGATAAATTGCAAGAAGCTAGAGGTTCCCTACAATTTAGTCTGTCAACGATGGTGTGTAGTGAGCTAGTGGTGGCACTCACACCAAGGATACAAGTCATTCTAAAAGAATTCTATTACAAAGTAAAGCAAttaatttttccatcatattttTAATACAAAAGATAACTGGTCAACAAATTACAACAAGATTATGATACCAAAAAGATCTCCAGTTTTTTCTTCTTATGTTTCAGTATTCTCTGTACATTCAGTTCACCCTATGCACATAAGAAAATGCAGGCCATCAATCCAATGTCTCACTTCCACAAATATTAATCACTTTGAAGACTAAATAACCACCACAAAATCCTTGTCCACAATTGCAAGAAAGGTCAATACAATAAAAATGCATAACTCCAGTCCCCATTGCTACTAAGGAGTGGGGTTAGAGAAGTCGGAGACTCGGAGGTACATAATCTTAATCTTGTAAAAACAAAGATGTTTCAATTGACCCTTGACTGTAAGCATTATCTTTCACATAAATAGGAAGCACATGAGATTTAAGCAAGgtcaaaaacaaagaaaaaaggtCACCCaccatttttcttcttttccccAAAGATTCTTCTCAATGGATACAGAAAGTTGCATCCTACAGGTAACACAACTCTTAACAATGGCACTGAGGCTATTTTAGGTGTGCACATATTTGTGGCTAACAACAAAGTGACTTCACTATGGGGTCGTCATGCATATGGTTGGCACCTTCCACTTAGGCATACTTTCTAGAGATCAAGTGTATTATCACCTTCTAGACTTATCAATGCCTCACACAACAAATTGACACGACAATGTCCTCATTAGTTTGTATAGGAGTAATGTCGAGTGATGTTGAATGGGAAACTATGAAATGTGATAAATGGTGGAAGGCTCGAGTGCGGTGAAATGTTCTAACCATCATGCGCCTAAGTTTATACTTCTTTTAATGGATTCGAAGCAGGCCATATGGCAATCAGTGGCTTTGAGTGGAGCATACTTCTAAATTGAAAGATTGGAGCACTCTTAAATGAAAGGCACAATTAGTTTCCACGAATATACACCGTTGATCAGTTGATGATGATCGTTCTACGTTAAGCCTCAGCCAAATGAAGGACAGCTCCACAAGGTCCTTTGATTTTTCACTGCGAGAAAGCACTACTCTTAACTTAGTAGCAAAGCTCCTAGCTCCGTGGATTGTAGACAGCCTTGAGCCTACCATATAACCCAACTAAGAATTTCAACACTAAATTTTTGCTTCCATCTTCAGGTGTATGGCATCAAGGCTCGAGACCACAGTTATTGGATGAATTTGCGTTCATTCTTGTGAAATCAATAGAGGATGCAAGGCCCCTAGACAATGATATGTTGACTTTGAAAAGTGCAAGAAGACAATGAAAGCTATGTTGAAAAATGAAAGTTGACTTAAGGTCATGAACAAAGCATACAACTAGATGCATTGGGACTTTAATCATGCTTTCCCATGCTCATAGATACACTTCATATGAATTGCATGAGAGAAACAAACATGTGTCCTTAGACAAGGGAATCCTTTCTCCCCACATATGTTTTGTCCTACATATGAAAttcttttttaaacaaaatgagACTTGAATTACAATGGAATTAAGTGGACAACAAGTTCTCAAAAGAAACTAGGCCATCCAGCCCATTCTGACTTCTTTTTCATAGAAAATACCATATTCTTTCAAGCCTAATAAGGGCAGTAGCCTTGAGTTTAACTTCATCTTGAATTACTTTTATTCTCTATCAATTACATCCCATCACATCAACTTTTCCATTtaaaagaacaaatgaaaattgaacaagagCGTATCTCCTAAAAAATCTGAGTGCATATGGTAAATAGGGAAGATTTCAAATTATTCAAGATGTTCAGTTGGAACCCTCCCTTTTCTCATGGGGAATTCTATAAAACTCAAACAATGATGAGCGCAAAAGAAGACCTATGTGTTTACCTTAGCTCTCCGATCTCCCTTAATTTCAATAGAGTATTCAACTTCCAATTTTTTCATGTGATAAGCTTCAAGCGAAAATTGATAACCTAATTGTAACTTGAATTACTCCACCATAGAGGGACTTTGTTAGTTGCCTCCTGATTTCCATTTGCTAATGTAATATGCGACGCACCACTgacaaattaacaaaaaaaccaTAAACGGAGGCAGAAAGGTTGACAACAGTCGATTATTCTAGAAAACACGAGTGAATTTTGTGGTATGAAAGCTCTTGTAATTAGTTTAGGAGATTCAGCGTAGCACGAGGAGCCTTTCCTAGTGAATTT from Amaranthus tricolor cultivar Red isolate AtriRed21 chromosome 3, ASM2621246v1, whole genome shotgun sequence includes:
- the LOC130808096 gene encoding protein HOMOLOG OF MAMMALIAN LYST-INTERACTING PROTEIN 5; protein product: MAAENEPAKQLLPYLQRADELQKHEPLVAYYCRLYAMERGLKIPQSERTKTTSSLLVSLMKQLEKDKKSLTLSPDDHLHLEGFALNVFAKADKQDRAGRADINTAKTFYAASIFFEILNQFGELAPDLEQKQKYAVWKAADIRKALKEGRRPVPGPPGDEEESSSLSSAPSGDYGVEPRQTGHDINLGPELDRTHSAQSQDGLKRQPSTDISPSPPSFPSADYPSRNADYPSHSADYPTHPPDYPSYDYQAGHGFGRQENPTYPQQYQSQNYPQEPQHLSHIPQDYHSQEIPPPNAYPNFQSYPSFSESSLPAAPSHQPSYYQGPDASYSHQSIPSVTNYASAQYSSSGRNGSVQDVPTSVQTPNSVQTYHYDSNYQPPPEKIAEAHKAARFAVGALAFDEVPVAVEHLKKALEYLTNPSAGQ